One region of Mycobacterium riyadhense genomic DNA includes:
- a CDS encoding mycothiol transferase, with amino-acid sequence MASTDAAARELLRDAFTRLIEHVDELAEGLTDEIANYRPTESANSIAWLIWHSARVQDIQLADVAGVEQVWTRDGWVDRFGLDLSRNDTGYGHNAEDVAKVRAPADLLSGYYHAVHQLTLDYVAGVTADELSRIVDTNWDPPVTASARLVSIIDDCAQHLGQAAYLRGIQ; translated from the coding sequence ATGGCCAGCACCGACGCGGCCGCTCGGGAGCTGCTGCGCGACGCGTTCACGCGGCTGATCGAACACGTCGACGAACTCGCCGAGGGCCTGACCGACGAAATCGCGAATTACCGGCCGACCGAGAGTGCCAACAGCATCGCGTGGCTGATCTGGCACAGCGCCCGGGTGCAAGACATTCAGCTGGCCGATGTGGCCGGCGTCGAGCAGGTGTGGACCCGCGACGGCTGGGTCGACCGGTTCGGCCTGGACTTGTCGCGCAACGACACCGGCTATGGGCACAATGCCGAGGATGTGGCCAAGGTCCGTGCCCCTGCCGACCTGCTGTCCGGCTATTACCACGCGGTGCACCAGCTCACCTTGGATTACGTCGCCGGTGTCACCGCCGACGAGCTGTCGCGCATCGTGGACACCAACTGGGATCCCCCGGTGACCGCCAGCGCACGTTTGGTCAGCATCATCGACGACTGCGCGCAGCACCTCGGCCAGGCCGCCTATCTGCGGGGTATTCAGTAA
- a CDS encoding VOC family protein — protein MIDHLGINCGDYPKSQEFYDTVLGVLGYTRQMDFGVAIGYGRNGKPDFWIADGSGMGPNREVHIAFQAADETAVRAFYDAAMGLGAESLHAPRLWPEYHPGYFGAFVRDPDGNNVEAVWHGALP, from the coding sequence GTGATCGATCACCTAGGAATCAACTGCGGCGACTACCCGAAATCCCAGGAGTTCTACGACACAGTGTTGGGCGTGCTGGGCTATACCCGCCAAATGGATTTCGGCGTGGCAATTGGATACGGCCGTAACGGCAAGCCGGATTTCTGGATCGCCGACGGCTCAGGCATGGGCCCGAATCGAGAAGTCCACATCGCGTTCCAGGCCGCCGACGAAACTGCGGTGCGCGCGTTCTACGACGCCGCTATGGGCCTGGGTGCGGAGTCGTTGCACGCGCCGCGGCTCTGGCCGGAGTATCACCCAGGCTATTTCGGCGCTTTCGTGCGCGACCCCGATGGCAACAACGTCGAAGCGGTCTGGCACGGGGCACTCCCGTAA
- a CDS encoding anti-sigma factor: protein MTQPTDFELLELATPYALHAMSDDERAEISQRVAAAPPPVAAAFNDEVRAVRETMAVASAATAAEPPAHLRAAILATTEPAKPDFKRQSRWRTTVFASAAAIAVGLAAFGVGVLTRPTPTPTMAEQVLAAPDVQTVSRPLGTGTATVMFSRDRNAGVLVMNNVPPPSPGTVYQMWLIGANGPTSAGTMGAAAVTPSTKAMLPDLGSSTALAFTVEPGSGSPQPTSPILSELPLR, encoded by the coding sequence ATGACACAGCCGACGGACTTCGAACTGCTTGAGCTGGCAACCCCGTATGCCCTGCATGCGATGTCTGACGACGAGCGAGCCGAGATAAGCCAGCGGGTGGCAGCGGCGCCCCCGCCGGTCGCTGCGGCGTTCAACGACGAAGTTCGCGCCGTCCGCGAGACGATGGCTGTGGCCTCGGCCGCGACCGCCGCCGAACCTCCGGCCCACCTGCGGGCCGCGATCTTGGCCACGACCGAACCCGCAAAACCTGACTTTAAGCGCCAGTCACGTTGGCGTACAACTGTTTTCGCATCTGCGGCGGCCATCGCGGTGGGGCTGGCAGCCTTTGGTGTCGGGGTGCTGACGCGGCCGACCCCAACGCCCACGATGGCCGAGCAAGTTCTCGCGGCACCGGATGTGCAGACGGTCTCCCGCCCGCTCGGCACGGGCACGGCCACGGTGATGTTCTCCCGCGACCGCAATGCGGGTGTGCTGGTGATGAACAACGTGCCGCCGCCGTCGCCGGGCACCGTCTATCAGATGTGGTTGATCGGCGCCAACGGTCCGACATCGGCGGGGACGATGGGCGCCGCCGCGGTCACGCCCTCGACAAAAGCCATGCTCCCCGACCTCGGAAGCTCGACCGCCCTGGCGTTCACCGTCGAACCCGGCTCCGGATCGCCGCAGCCGACCAGTCCGATACTGTCCGAGCTGCCCCTGCGTTAA